The sequence GTAATAGCCAAGGTAGGGAAAGGAACTTCCGATCCTTCCGACGGACCTCAAATGAGTGCAACTCCCCACAAAGCAAGAGTGACTGTGTCTTTTGTGGATTTCGAAAAACGCAGGGGAATTTCTTCTTCAAAAGTGATGGAAGATGTGCGTAAGGCATTGGTGGGTATTCCCGGAGTAAGAATTATTGTGGAAAAAAACCGGATGGGCCCCCCACGAAAAAAACCAATAAATATTGAGATATCCGGCGATAACTATGATTCACTGATAGTAACTTCCGAGAGATTGAGGTCTTTTATTGAAAGCAAAAAAATAGCAGGTATAGAGAAGCTAAAATCCAATATTGAAGTATTGGTTCCTGAGTTGCTTGTCGAAATTGACAGAGAAAAAGCCCGCAGGTTTAATCTATCTACCGCACAGATTGGTCAGGCCTTGAGAACCTCTCTTTATGGAATGGAGGTTTCAACCTACAAAATTGACGAAGATGATTACCCCATTCAAATTCGCTTGTCAGACGAATACCGATATAACCCGCAATTATTGCTCAATCAAAATATCACTTTCAGGGATCAAAGCAACGGTCAAATCAGACAGGTCCCTCTTTCTGCCGTTGTTTCAACAATTAAAAGATCAACCTATAGTGCAGTAAACAGAATTAATTTAACCCGTGTTATTACAATTTCATCAAATGTTTTAGAGGGTTACAATCCAAATGAAGTGGTAAACAATATCAAGAAGGAAGTTTTCAGCGAATTTAATGCCCCGGATGGTATTACCATTAAGTTTACCGGTGAGCAGGAAGATCAAGCCAAAGAGATGGCATTTTTGTCAAAAGCATTGATGATAGCCGTGTTTTTGATATTTCTTATTATTGTTGCCCAATTTAATAGTGTTTCTACTCCCATCATCATTACCACATCGGTGGTATTCAGTTTAATCGGTGTATTATTGGGTCTTGTCATTTTTCAAATGGATTTTGTTATCATAATGACAATGATTGGTATCATTTCATTGGCGGGTGTGGTCGTTAATAATGCCATTGTTTTGATTGATTTTGCCAACCTTGAGATTAGCAGGCGTAAAGCCGAACTGGAAATGGATGAAGACGATCAGTTGCCGTTAAGTGAATTAGCCAAGGTATTGGTGAAAGCCGGTCAGTTGCGTTTGCGTCCTGTATTGCTTACGGCTATTACAACTGTGCTTGGGTTGGTGCCCCTTGCCACAGGTATGAACATCAATTTCTTTACTCTTGTGTCGGATTGGGATCCTCAAATTTGGTTTGGTGGAGATAATGTGGCTTTCTGGGGACCTATGTCCTGGACAGTTATATTTGGTCTCACATTTGCCACTTTCCTAACCCTTGTGATTGTTCCCGTGATGCTTTATTTATTGTATAAAATAAAATATCGCTTTTCAAAAAATAACGGATCTAATGGAATACAAAGAAATGCTGTTAAAGAAGAACTATTTGAGCTAAATTCATGAGAGTCTTATACAAGCATACTGATGGTAAAGCCATTTCCGGCAGATGATGTTAAATTTTTGAAGTTGATGTTCTATTCACAATTGTCATAATTTATGCAATTGTTTAATCATAATTTTGTCTTTATGTCATAGAGTTTTACTATCGTGTTTGTAATTTGACAATATTATCTTACGAGAATTAAAAATTCTCTAAAAATAACAACAATATCCATCAATGAAAAAAATCAAATTATTGGCTGTTTTTAGCAGAAACATTTTCAGAAAGTGATTCGCAAAACAAGTACTTCATGTTAAACTGCACATTTATTTCGCATTTTGATGATTTGTTTGTTTTTACTTTCATTAATTTTATGAAATAAATTTTTAAGTTCGTGCAGATTTTATGCATAAGGGCAAAAAAATACTTGTGGTAGTGCCTGCTTACAATGAAGAGAAATTGATAGCAGGTGTTTTGAAAACTATTCCGGAATGGGTGGATGCCATTGTAGTGGTGGATGATGCAAGCAAGGACAGAACTTCAGAGATTGTTAACTCTCTCAAGGAAAAAGATAGCAGAATAGCATTGATAGTGCATTCCGAAAACAAAGGGGTAGGAGCTTCTATTGCTGATGGATATAAATGGGCGCTTAAGAACGGGTATGATGTGGCTGTTGTTATGGCCGGAGATGGACAAATGGATCCTGCCGATTTACCTTCCATTCTCGATCCGGTGGTCAGTGGTGAGGTTGATTATTCAAAGGGAAATCGGTTTTTTACCGGTGAGGCATATCAAAAAATGCCAAAAATTCGATATTTTGGAAATGCTGTTTTATCGTTGTTGACTAAAATTGCTTCGGGATATTGGCATATTGCCGATTCTCAATCGGGATATACAGCCATAAACAAAAAAGCTTTGCAGTTGATAGATTGGGATAAAATGTATCCACGCTATGGTCAACCCAATGATTTGTTGGTGCGGCTAAATGTTTATGATTTAAAAGTGAGAGATGTGCCTGTGAGGCCGGTTTACAACATCGGAGAAAAATCAGGTATCAAAATCCCTAAAGTTATTTTTACTATTTCTTGGCTTCTGTTGAAATTATTTCTATGGAGGTTAAAAGAAAAATACATCATCAGAAATTTTCATCCTTTGGTTTTCTTTTACTTTTTTGGAGTTATCTTTAAAATATTGACAATTGTGTTGTTTGTCCGTTTGTTTTATATGTGGCATCTGACAGGTCATATTCCCCCGATTAATGCTCTTGCCGCATTGTTTAGTTTTATGAGTGCGTCTTTGTTTTTGCTTTTTGCCATGTGGTTCGATATGGAATATAATAAGCATCTGAAATAAAAGAATTGCCTTAATTTGCATACATTTTCATTTATGGCAGACAGCAATCAACAATCATTTCTAAGTCATCTGCAAGCCCTGCGCAAGCATCTGATACGGTCTATTGTGGCCGTATTGGCCTTGTCTATCACTGCTTTTATATACAAAGACATTGTTTTCGATTTGATCATACTGGGGCCTACCCGGCAAGATTTTTGGACCTATGAAATGTTTTGCCGTTTATCAAATTTATTGGGACTGGGTGATGCTTTGTGCATCGGAAAAACCATTGATTTTAAATTGGTCAACATCACCATGTCGGGGCAATTTACCATGCATTTGTTTATTTCATTGATAGCGGGTGTTGTGGCAGGTTTTCCATATGTTTTCTGGGAGTTTTGGAGGTTTGTTAAAGAAGGCCTTACACCTGAAGAGATAAAATTTGCCCAAGGAATAGTTTTTTGGGGTTCTGTTCTTTTCTTGTTGGGGATATTATTCGGTTATTATGTAATCACACCTTTGTCTGTGCAATTTCTTGCAAATTACAGAGTAAGTGAAATGGTAGAGAATACAATTTCTTTACAATCATACATATCATCTGTGGCGTGGATCACCTTGTCATGCGGAATTGTTTTTTTATTACCTATGTTTGTATACTTTCTGAGTAAGATTGGTTTGGTCAATGCGTCTTTTTTAAAGCATTACAGAAAACACGCCATTGTGGTTATACTGGTTATTGCTGCAATTATCACTCCACCGGACGTAACCAGCCAAATTTTGGTATCTTTACCATTGTTTTTATTGTATGAAATCAGTATTTTGATTGCCAAAAAAGTAAATTCATAATCGATAAGTTATGCATCCCGATGTAGAGAAATTTAATGACTACCGCAAGAGAATGAACGACAGGATATTGCAAGAAAACAATCTTTTGTTAAAACGTTTTTTTGCTTTGGATAAAATTGCATATGAAACCGGAGCGCTGGACGTAAAGACAAAAGAGTTGCTTGGTCTGGTTGCTTCTCTTGTGTTGCGTTGTGACGATTGTGTAAAGTATCATTTGGAACGCTGTTTTTTGGAAAAAACTACGGACGAAGAAATTTTTGAAGTGTTGGCAATAGCCAATCTCGTTGGTGGAAGTATAGTTATACCACATACACGCAGAGCTGTTGAGTATTGGGATGCATTGAAAATTCACTACCGTGAAAATTCATGAGAGGACGTTTTAGGTACATAGCATTCTTGGTTTTATTATTATGTTTATTTGAAAAAGTTGAAGGACAACAAACAGTTGTTTTTGGAAAAGTGATCGATAAGTCCACGGGAGAACCCTTACCGTTTGTCAATATCTATTTTAAAAATTCCAAGATTGGCACCACTTCCGATATGGAAGGAAATTATTACATCGAAACCTATTATGCCACAGATAGTCTGGTGGCATCTTTCATAGGTTATATCCCCCAAAGCAAGAAAGTAAAAAAAGATGTCAGACAGCAAATTAATTTCGAATTAGAACCCGGGGCCATACAAATGGAAGAGTTTGTAGTGAAATATACAGGCAATCCGGCCGAAGAAATACTGGAAAGGGTGATTGAAAATAAACCGGCCAATAACCGTGAAAAATATGAAACGTATCAGTATGAAGTGTACAATAAGGTGGAATTTGACTTAAACAACATCCCACAGGAATTGAAAGAAAAAAAAATATTCAAACAAATATCTTTTATTTTCGATAATATCGATAGCAGTGAAAAAAAACCATATTTACCCATTTTTATTTCTGAAGCCATTTCGCAGTATTATTACCGGAAAAATCCCAAAACTCAAAGAGAATATATCAAAGCCACAAAAGTATCGGGAATTAAAAATGAGAGTATTAATCAATTTCTTGGCGACATGTATCAAAATGTAAATATTTATGATAATTACCTGAATATTTTCGGAAAAAATTTTGTCAGTCCTGTAGCTGACGGAGGGCTGCGGTTCTACAAGTATTATTTGACTGACAGCAGCTGGATAGACGGATTATGGTGTTATAAAATTGAATTTAAGCCACGTTACAGAATGAGTCCCGTATTTGAAGGAGAGATGTGGATACATGATACAACATATGCTGTTAAATCAGTAAAGGCATACATGAATAAAAACGCCAATATCAATTTTATCAATGAGTTTTATGTAGAACAGGAATATGTTTTTTTGGAAAAAAAATATTGGATGCTTAAAAAAGACCGCCTGATTGTGGATTTTCAAATTACATCCAACGATAAAGTAATGGGAATGTATGGACGTAAAACCACTTCATATAAAAATATTTTGGTCAACCGACCGATACCGGACCAGATATTTGGTGGTGTCGACGACATTATTGTTGAACCTGATGCCGATAAAAAAGACGAAAAATTCTGGGACCGGCAACGTCATGAACAGCTCTCTGAACAAGAAAAAGCTATTTATGATATGGTGGATAGCTTAAAGAATGTGCCTATTGTCAGATCAACAATCGAAATAGTCAGTATGATATTGACAGGATATAAAGAGTGGGGGAAATTTGAAATTGGGCAATATTTTACTTTTATTAGTTACAATAGAGTAGAAAATTGGAGGTTTAAATTTGGAGGACGAACAAGCAATCAATTCAGCCGCTGGATTGAATTTTCAGGTTATGGTGCTTATGGCACCGGAGATAATGAGTGGAAATATATGGGAGGCATGAGGGTCCGGCTTTCCAAAAATCCTTTTCGTGTCATGGGCGTTTCATATAAAAAAGATTTGGAACAATTGGGGCAAAGTCCCAATGCTTTTCAGGTAGACAATATCTTAGCATCATTTTTGCGTAGAAGCCCCAATATAAAATTGACCATGGTCAATGAATTAAAATATTATTTCGAAAATGAATGGTTTCAGGGGTTTACTACTACATTGTTCTTCAGAAACCGGATTTTGTCGCCCAGAGGCATACTTTCATATGAAAAATATGCGTCCGATCAAAGTATAGTTTCTGTTAACAGCATTACAAATACAGATGTTTCTTTATATCTGCGGTTTGCATACAAGGAAAAATATGTGAGCGGGGAATTTACCAGAATGAGTTTAGGTAGTAAATATCCTGTCTTGGAGGCTCAAATTACACGAGGTTTGAAGAATATTCTATCGGGGCAATACGATTATTGGAGATTCGACATAGGATTAAAAGACGAGTGGAGAATAGGTGTTTTGGGCAATACTGAATGGAGGATAGGAGTCGGACAAATATTGGGGAAATTGCCTTACCCGTTGTTGGAACTGCATCAAGGCAATGAAACTTATTTTTATGACCCGATGGCCTTTAACCTTATGAATTATTTTGAATTTGCCAGTGATCGGTGGGCTTCCTTGATGATAACGCACCATTTTCAAGGATATTTTTTTAATCACATTCCGTTGCTTAGACGTCTGAAATGGAGGGAAGTGGCTACTTTTAAAGGAGTTATTGGCTCACGTCGCCAAGACCACATGCAAGAATTAATTATCCCTTCCAATATGTTCACTTTGGAACACCCTTATATGGAAGCGTCTATTGGGGTGGAAAATATTTTTAGATTGTTTAGAATCGATGCTTTATGGAGAATGACTCATTTGAATAATCCGAATATTGCCAAATTTAACATTAGAACAACTTTTGAAATAGGATTTTAATATGGAATATCAAAGTATTTTAAGGTCTGAAAATTTGCTCAAAAAATATAAATCACGCACTGTCGTCAACAATGTTTCGGTAGAAGTACGTCAGGGAGAAATAGTTGGTTTATTGGGGCCAAATGGAGCCGGTAAAACCACAACTTTTTATATGATAGTGGGACTGATAAAACCCAATGCAGGGAAAATCTTTCTGGATAATCAAGATATTACAGATTTGCCCATGTATAAAAGAGCCCGGAGAGGCATAGGTTATCTTGCCCAGGAAGCATCCATTTTCAGAAAATTGTCGGTCGAAGACAACATCATGGCAGTATTGGAAATGACTTTGAAAGACAAACATCAACAGAAAGACAGATTGGAAGAATTACTTGAAGAATTTGGATTGAAACACGTTAGAACAAACCGTGGGGATTTATTGTCAGGGGGAGAACGTCGAAGGACAGAAATTGCCAGATCGTTGGCTTCCAATCCAAAATTTATTTTATTGGATGAACCATTTGCCGGTGTAGATCCCATTGCGGTGGAAGATATACAAGAAATTGTGGCAACATTAAAAACGAAAAATATAGGAATATTGATAACAGATCATAATGTGCATGAAACTTTGTCGATAACAGACAGGGCGTATTTGTTGTTTGAAGGAAAAATTTTAAAACATGGCACAGCTGAAGATTTGGCAAATGATGAACAAGTCAGAAAAGTATATTTAGGTAAAAACTTTGAATTGCGTAAGCCGGGAAAAACCACTACAGAGAATTAATTTGGATTTTCTGTCTGACTTGTTTATGCAATTTTGTATATTAGGAGAATAATTTCACTCAGACAGTTTATTTGTCTATATCAAAACATAAAATTGTATCATTCCATAAAATTTAAATAACATTGCCGGCGAAAATGGAACTCGCAAAAGAACATAACGTATTCATTGGCAAGGAAGTATTTGAGTTTTTCGAAAAATATTTTCTCGATGCCCGTAATTATTCGGATTGTGTAATCCTGACAGATGTAAATGTTGCCGAAAAGTGTTTGCCATTGCTTTACGAAAATGTTCCTGTTACTGAAAATGTCCCTGTGATTGTATTGCCCGACGGAGAAGAAAATAAAAATATCCAAACCTGCATACATATATGGAATACATGGCTGGAACACGAATACGACAGGAATGTGTTAGTGGTGGTTTTGGGAGGGGGGATGGTATGTGATTTAGGGGCATTTTGTGCATCGGTCTACAAAAGAGGAGTGGATTATGTGCTTTTTCCAACTACACTGATGGCCCAATGTGATGCTGCGATTGGTGGAAAAAATGGTGTGAATTTCAAGCATTATAAAAATCAGTTGGGGACATATCAATTGCCCGAAGCTGTATTTATTTATCCTGAATTTTTAAGGACTCTTTCTAAACGCCAAATGATCAATGGCTTTGCAGAAATGATCAAACATGCGCTGATACAAGATCCCGGATATTGGCATTTTCTTCAAACTATGCCATTGGGGGAATTTGAAAAGCTACAACAAGCTATTTTATTCTCTGTGAAAATAAAACAAAAAATTGTCTCGGGCGACTTTCTCGACAGAGGCATGCGTCAAGCATTGAATTTTGGTCATACTGTCGGACATGCTTTAGAAACTTTAGCTATTGAAAAAAAAGCAGACATTTATCATGGAGAAGCAGTAGCAGCTGGGATGATCATGGAGTTGTATTTTTCTTACAAATTTTGTGGATTGGAGTGGGACACTCTCAATGAAGTTGCTGTATTTATTGCCCAATTGTATCCTTTTATCGAACTCGATGAAAATGATTTGATCCGCTTGTTTGAAATTATCAAAAAAGATAAAAAAAATAATAACGGTCAAATACGATTATCGCTCATAGAAGCCATTGGTTTTCCTGTAACTGGAGTTAATATCAAAGATTTTGAATTGTTTGTAGAGGCCTATGCATATTATTTAAATGTTTATGGAAAGTAAACTGATGCATTTATGATTTAATCATGATCCCAACCAGCCATTGTGGCATATCAGGATAATAAAATGATTTTTTAATAAGATTATTCAAACGGTATTGACCATAAATTCCGAAATTTTTAATAAAAAGAGCGGTTTTAATTCCGTATTGCAAATCTTCAATATAAATCAGATTGCGGTAATAAACTTCTGTTTTGGATCCCCCATAATAGTTAACGCTTGTATGTGTATCGACAGTATAGACGGATGTGGCAAAGTTCCATCCGGCATATCCTGAAATATCCATGAATAAATAAGGTTTTTGTTCTTTTCTCTTGAAAACCAAACGATTGTTGAATTGTAAATTAATCGTGTTGATGTTGAGTTGTTGCCTTTGATGTAAATTAGTGTTTGGGAAAATTTTATTGGAATCTTGAACCAATTTATAAGTATTATACTCATAATTTAACTCAAAACCGGGCAGATAAATTTTCGAAATATCAAAAAAGTATTTTAAACCAAAATGAAATTGATGACTGGAAACAGGTTTGATTTCGGCACCCGGAGCGTTTGGCTGGGCAATGATAAATCCCCAACCTAAGGTAGTTTCCCATTGATTGGTCAGGTCACTTTCATCATCTATGTTGATTGTTTTTGGAGGGGTGAAATCAATATCATCTTGTGCCCACAAACTGAAAGCAATAGTATTTAAAATGACGCCAAATAATAATTTCTTCATACTTTTGGATTTGTTTATTGAAAGCAAAAGTAAGGAAATTTAAAATGAAATTTATAGATTTACGAAGTGACACGGTGACAAAGCCGTCCGGAGAAATGCTGGAATTTATGTTGAAAGCCGAGGTGGGGGATGATGTGTTGGGTGAAGATCCTACGGTAAGAGAGTTGGAAAAGATGGCCGCCGACATCACCGGAAAAGAAGATGCACTTTTTTGTCCATCGGGAACAATGGCCAACCAAATTGCCATAAAAGTATGGACGTCAAGCCCCGGAGAGATGATTGTCCACGAATACAGCCATGTGTTGTTATATGAAGGCGGAGGTCCGGCGTTTCATTCGGGTTTGACTGCCAAAACCATCAAAGGGGGCAATGGGTTGTTTGATGATACTGCAGTAGAATCATTGATCAATCCCGATGATATCCATTTTCCTCCAACCCAATTGATTGTTGTGGAAAATTCGTGTAATAAAGGAGGAGGAAGTGCTTGGCCTATTGAAAACGTAAAAAAAATAAAAGATTTATCCGAAAAGCATGGGTTAAAAGTGCATTTAGACGGTGCTCGATTATTCAATGCATGTATAGCAGCAGGTTATAGTGCCCGGGATTTTTGTTCTTACGTCGATTCGGTGAGCATTTGTTTGTCGAAAGGACTGGGTGCTCCTCTTGGAAGCGTATTATGTGGAAATGGGCAATTCATCAAATCTTCGCGTAGAATCAGAAAACTTTTTGGTGGAGGGATGAGACAGGCAGGATATATGGCTGCCTGCGGCATTTTTGCCTTGCAAAACAATATTGATCGTTTGGAACAAGACCACAAACATGCATACAAGTTGGCAGAAACGTTGCAAAAGCTTAAATTGGCCGATGAGATAAAACCCGTGCAAACAAATATTATTTTATATCGCCCTTCTGTAGAGTCATCAATTTGGATAAATTTGTTGGAAAAATTCTCCATTGGTTATACCCGTATGGGTGAATGGTTCAGATGGGTGACGCATTTAAATATTACCGTTGAGGATATTCAGGACTTAAAAAATAGATTAAATTCCATAAAAAATGAAATTTCCCAAAAAAATTTTGCTTAAGGATCTTGCCAAGTTATTGGGAAGGCCTTATGTCGGTGATGGTGATATGCCGGTGGAAGGCATAAACGAAATTCATCGGGTAGAACAAGGAGACATTATGTTTGTGGATCATCCCAAATACTATAAAAAAGCATTGGAATCTCCTGCCACATTTATCATCATCAATCAAGAAGTTGAATGTCCGCCCGGAAAAGGACTGATCATCAGCCCGTCCCCTTTTGATGATTATAATTTCATAGTAAGTTATTTTTTCGACAGGGAAATCAACATTCA comes from Vicingaceae bacterium and encodes:
- the tatC gene encoding Sec-independent protein translocase protein TatC, with the protein product MHTFSFMADSNQQSFLSHLQALRKHLIRSIVAVLALSITAFIYKDIVFDLIILGPTRQDFWTYEMFCRLSNLLGLGDALCIGKTIDFKLVNITMSGQFTMHLFISLIAGVVAGFPYVFWEFWRFVKEGLTPEEIKFAQGIVFWGSVLFLLGILFGYYVITPLSVQFLANYRVSEMVENTISLQSYISSVAWITLSCGIVFLLPMFVYFLSKIGLVNASFLKHYRKHAIVVILVIAAIITPPDVTSQILVSLPLFLLYEISILIAKKVNS
- a CDS encoding alkyl hydroperoxide reductase AhpD produces the protein MHPDVEKFNDYRKRMNDRILQENNLLLKRFFALDKIAYETGALDVKTKELLGLVASLVLRCDDCVKYHLERCFLEKTTDEEIFEVLAIANLVGGSIVIPHTRRAVEYWDALKIHYRENS
- a CDS encoding membrane protein codes for the protein MRGRFRYIAFLVLLLCLFEKVEGQQTVVFGKVIDKSTGEPLPFVNIYFKNSKIGTTSDMEGNYYIETYYATDSLVASFIGYIPQSKKVKKDVRQQINFELEPGAIQMEEFVVKYTGNPAEEILERVIENKPANNREKYETYQYEVYNKVEFDLNNIPQELKEKKIFKQISFIFDNIDSSEKKPYLPIFISEAISQYYYRKNPKTQREYIKATKVSGIKNESINQFLGDMYQNVNIYDNYLNIFGKNFVSPVADGGLRFYKYYLTDSSWIDGLWCYKIEFKPRYRMSPVFEGEMWIHDTTYAVKSVKAYMNKNANINFINEFYVEQEYVFLEKKYWMLKKDRLIVDFQITSNDKVMGMYGRKTTSYKNILVNRPIPDQIFGGVDDIIVEPDADKKDEKFWDRQRHEQLSEQEKAIYDMVDSLKNVPIVRSTIEIVSMILTGYKEWGKFEIGQYFTFISYNRVENWRFKFGGRTSNQFSRWIEFSGYGAYGTGDNEWKYMGGMRVRLSKNPFRVMGVSYKKDLEQLGQSPNAFQVDNILASFLRRSPNIKLTMVNELKYYFENEWFQGFTTTLFFRNRILSPRGILSYEKYASDQSIVSVNSITNTDVSLYLRFAYKEKYVSGEFTRMSLGSKYPVLEAQITRGLKNILSGQYDYWRFDIGLKDEWRIGVLGNTEWRIGVGQILGKLPYPLLELHQGNETYFYDPMAFNLMNYFEFASDRWASLMITHHFQGYFFNHIPLLRRLKWREVATFKGVIGSRRQDHMQELIIPSNMFTLEHPYMEASIGVENIFRLFRIDALWRMTHLNNPNIAKFNIRTTFEIGF
- the lptB gene encoding ABC transporter ATP-binding protein; this encodes MEYQSILRSENLLKKYKSRTVVNNVSVEVRQGEIVGLLGPNGAGKTTTFYMIVGLIKPNAGKIFLDNQDITDLPMYKRARRGIGYLAQEASIFRKLSVEDNIMAVLEMTLKDKHQQKDRLEELLEEFGLKHVRTNRGDLLSGGERRRTEIARSLASNPKFILLDEPFAGVDPIAVEDIQEIVATLKTKNIGILITDHNVHETLSITDRAYLLFEGKILKHGTAEDLANDEQVRKVYLGKNFELRKPGKTTTEN
- the aroB gene encoding 3-dehydroquinate synthase, encoding MELAKEHNVFIGKEVFEFFEKYFLDARNYSDCVILTDVNVAEKCLPLLYENVPVTENVPVIVLPDGEENKNIQTCIHIWNTWLEHEYDRNVLVVVLGGGMVCDLGAFCASVYKRGVDYVLFPTTLMAQCDAAIGGKNGVNFKHYKNQLGTYQLPEAVFIYPEFLRTLSKRQMINGFAEMIKHALIQDPGYWHFLQTMPLGEFEKLQQAILFSVKIKQKIVSGDFLDRGMRQALNFGHTVGHALETLAIEKKADIYHGEAVAAGMIMELYFSYKFCGLEWDTLNEVAVFIAQLYPFIELDENDLIRLFEIIKKDKKNNNGQIRLSLIEAIGFPVTGVNIKDFELFVEAYAYYLNVYGK
- a CDS encoding threonine aldolase; this encodes MKFIDLRSDTVTKPSGEMLEFMLKAEVGDDVLGEDPTVRELEKMAADITGKEDALFCPSGTMANQIAIKVWTSSPGEMIVHEYSHVLLYEGGGPAFHSGLTAKTIKGGNGLFDDTAVESLINPDDIHFPPTQLIVVENSCNKGGGSAWPIENVKKIKDLSEKHGLKVHLDGARLFNACIAAGYSARDFCSYVDSVSICLSKGLGAPLGSVLCGNGQFIKSSRRIRKLFGGGMRQAGYMAACGIFALQNNIDRLEQDHKHAYKLAETLQKLKLADEIKPVQTNIILYRPSVESSIWINLLEKFSIGYTRMGEWFRWVTHLNITVEDIQDLKNRLNSIKNEISQKNFA